Proteins from one Deltaproteobacteria bacterium genomic window:
- a CDS encoding branched-chain amino acid ABC transporter permease, with protein sequence MGTVGKGIFLNRDRYLLLALAGATLLCLGPALLDAYWLKFVSFLIISLIIACSWNLIGGYCGYFSFGHGLFFGVGSYTIAIAVLRFGVHPYLGMFLGGVVSAAVALAIAPMLRLKGFNFALTTLALLEAAQVIFRKWEFTRGLKGWDLGWSFPPLMSDARYYYLLVLVFFLTMASHIVFLSSRIGFGTAALKEDDLMARGIGINSTLTRVCAFVLSAFWVGVTGAIYAPMITYISSQAIFALSWSVKPIIVSIFGGIGTLAGPIVGGAILIFVDQMLWERFLEYHTLIYGVLLVAIVTFLPGGLLSYTGRVTAWFRPSPVLPEAETHAPSR encoded by the coding sequence ATGGGAACCGTCGGGAAAGGGATCTTCCTCAACCGGGACCGGTACCTTCTCCTCGCGCTGGCGGGGGCCACCCTCCTCTGCCTGGGCCCTGCCCTCCTCGACGCCTACTGGCTCAAGTTCGTCTCGTTCCTGATCATCAGCCTGATCATCGCCTGTTCGTGGAACCTCATCGGCGGTTACTGCGGGTACTTCAGCTTCGGGCACGGTCTTTTCTTCGGCGTCGGTTCCTACACCATCGCCATCGCGGTGCTCCGGTTCGGCGTCCATCCGTACCTCGGAATGTTCCTGGGGGGGGTGGTAAGTGCGGCGGTTGCGCTTGCCATAGCCCCCATGCTCCGGCTGAAGGGATTCAACTTCGCCCTGACGACCCTGGCGCTGCTGGAGGCGGCGCAGGTGATCTTCCGGAAGTGGGAGTTCACCCGGGGGTTGAAGGGTTGGGACCTTGGGTGGTCGTTCCCACCCCTCATGAGCGACGCACGATACTACTACCTCCTGGTCCTCGTCTTCTTCCTGACGATGGCCTCCCACATCGTGTTCCTCTCCTCGCGGATCGGGTTCGGTACCGCGGCCCTCAAGGAGGACGACCTGATGGCGCGGGGGATCGGGATCAACTCCACGTTGACGCGGGTGTGCGCCTTCGTCCTGTCCGCCTTCTGGGTCGGGGTGACGGGTGCGATCTACGCTCCGATGATCACCTACATCAGCTCCCAGGCGATCTTCGCCCTCTCCTGGTCCGTGAAGCCGATCATCGTGAGCATCTTCGGCGGGATCGGCACGCTGGCCGGACCGATCGTCGGCGGTGCGATCCTCATCTTCGTGGACCAGATGCTGTGGGAGCGGTTCCTCGAGTATCACACACTGATCTACGGCGTCCTTCTCGTGGCGATCGTCACGTTCCTGCCGGGCGGACTGCTGAGCTACACCGGTCGCGTGACCGCCTGGTTCAGGCCCAGCCCGGTCCTTCCCGAGGCGGAAACCCATGCTCCTTCACGTTGA
- a CDS encoding acyl-CoA dehydrogenase family protein, giving the protein MRYELTPEQEMIRENARKFAQEVIGPRAEELEESGKWPYDTWEKMRALGYTGVNIPEKYGGPGLKILDYVLILEEFARADDAFATSYQVHQLVSDMFLLYGSDRHKNTYLPILASGEKMASFALTEPNAGSDANAIQTRAILSGGEWVINGTKIFITNAGLENSLGVILMAVTGLREDGRKEISSLIVPKGAPGFHIGNKFRKIGWNIMDTRELIFEDCRIPEGNLFGERGKGIAQALGGLNLGRIAFGAIGAGIAQAALDYSLRHARERVQFGSPICKFQAVQAKLAEMAVNVEVARLLTYKAAWLKDQGLPHHTEATVAKLVSSEMAVKNVMMGFQIHGGYGFMKEYPISRLYRNVKMMEIGEGTSEVCRMVIARDLGC; this is encoded by the coding sequence ATGCGATATGAACTGACGCCGGAACAGGAGATGATCCGGGAGAACGCCCGGAAGTTCGCGCAGGAGGTGATCGGCCCCCGGGCGGAGGAACTCGAGGAGAGCGGAAAGTGGCCGTACGACACCTGGGAGAAGATGCGGGCGCTTGGATACACCGGGGTGAACATCCCCGAAAAGTACGGCGGGCCGGGCCTGAAAATCCTCGATTATGTCCTCATCCTCGAGGAGTTCGCCCGAGCCGACGACGCGTTCGCCACGTCGTACCAGGTGCACCAGCTAGTGAGCGACATGTTCCTCCTGTACGGGTCCGATCGACACAAGAACACCTATCTCCCGATCTTGGCGAGCGGGGAGAAGATGGCCTCGTTCGCGCTCACCGAGCCCAACGCCGGATCGGACGCCAATGCGATCCAGACCCGGGCGATCCTGTCGGGCGGCGAGTGGGTCATCAACGGGACCAAGATCTTCATCACCAACGCGGGGCTGGAGAACAGCCTGGGCGTCATTCTGATGGCCGTCACCGGGCTGCGGGAGGACGGAAGGAAGGAGATCAGCAGCCTGATCGTCCCGAAGGGGGCGCCGGGTTTCCACATCGGGAACAAGTTCCGGAAGATCGGCTGGAACATCATGGACACCCGCGAGCTGATCTTCGAGGATTGCCGCATCCCCGAAGGGAACCTGTTCGGTGAGCGAGGGAAGGGGATCGCCCAGGCGCTCGGCGGGTTGAATCTCGGGCGGATCGCATTCGGCGCGATCGGCGCGGGAATCGCCCAGGCGGCCCTGGACTACTCCCTCAGGCACGCCAGGGAACGGGTCCAGTTCGGGAGTCCCATCTGCAAGTTCCAGGCGGTCCAGGCCAAGCTGGCGGAGATGGCCGTGAACGTCGAAGTGGCGCGGTTGCTGACGTACAAGGCGGCGTGGCTCAAGGATCAGGGGCTTCCGCACCACACCGAGGCGACGGTGGCGAAGCTCGTCTCCTCGGAGATGGCGGTCAAGAACGTCATGATGGGATTCCAGATCCACGGCGGGTACGGGTTCATGAAGGAGTACCCGATCTCGAGGCTGTACCGGAACGTCAAGATGATGGAAATCGGCGAGGGGACAAGCGAAGTCTGCCGAATGGTGATCGCGCGCGATCTCGGTTGCTGA
- a CDS encoding ABC transporter ATP-binding protein, producing MLEVSALNVWYQKAMVLFDVAVRVEEGTFVSIIGPNGAGKTTLLRSIVNLHEKKTGRISFAGRDITRDPAHRILRRDIAYVPDYRGVLRTLTVMENFQLVRDRYPSAADFRNEVDSILKRFPHLKPRCGMPASLLSGGEQQMLAVARALLMKPRVLLIDEPSIGLSPLLVKEIFRHLGNLTRQGMSVLMVEQNVVRSLEASDYCYVMEKGKVVLEGESRALAAMDDVQEKYFGRTTR from the coding sequence ATGCTTGAGGTGTCGGCTCTCAACGTCTGGTACCAGAAGGCGATGGTCCTGTTCGACGTCGCCGTGCGGGTCGAGGAGGGGACCTTCGTTTCCATCATCGGCCCGAACGGGGCGGGGAAAACGACGCTCCTGCGGAGCATCGTCAACCTGCACGAAAAGAAGACGGGTCGGATCTCGTTCGCGGGAAGGGACATCACCCGGGACCCGGCGCACCGGATCCTCCGGAGGGACATCGCTTACGTGCCGGACTACCGCGGGGTCCTCCGGACCCTCACCGTGATGGAGAATTTCCAACTGGTCCGAGACCGGTACCCTTCCGCGGCCGATTTCCGGAACGAGGTGGACTCGATCCTCAAACGGTTCCCCCACCTGAAGCCCCGGTGCGGGATGCCGGCCTCGCTGCTGAGCGGAGGCGAGCAGCAGATGCTGGCGGTCGCTCGGGCCCTCCTCATGAAGCCCAGGGTCCTGCTGATCGACGAGCCGTCCATAGGCCTGTCCCCCCTCCTCGTGAAGGAGATTTTCCGCCATCTCGGGAACCTCACGCGGCAGGGGATGTCGGTCCTTATGGTCGAGCAGAACGTCGTCCGCAGCCTGGAGGCATCCGACTACTGCTACGTCATGGAGAAGGGGAAGGTCGTTCTCGAGGGGGAAAGCCGGGCGCTCGCGGCGATGGACGATGTTCAGGAGAAATATTTCGGCAGGACCACGAGATAA
- a CDS encoding branched-chain amino acid ABC transporter permease, whose protein sequence is MIYFALLGAMKGAVFALAGWGFSIILGILGIVNFSHGIFFILGGYLTFTFAKAGLSPWLAILAASSLVSVYALAIQRVFINRVMARSHMMVLVLTVGLAIVARETMGLVFGFNERLLIIEGVNERTVALFGNEFPLVEAVAFALSVVIFGFFSWLFRRTATGLRLRAIGENTEIARILGMNVGGSYVIAMLLCGFWTGLAGGLTIFVVPMDLHQDVYWTVMSFLVVVVGGTGNLAGTFLSAILIGVILFLSSIYARGYSDSILYVLLFLLMLVKPTGLFPSKMIVAERK, encoded by the coding sequence GTGATCTATTTCGCCCTCCTCGGTGCGATGAAGGGCGCCGTCTTCGCGCTCGCGGGATGGGGGTTTTCCATCATCCTGGGCATCCTGGGCATCGTGAACTTCAGTCACGGAATCTTCTTCATCCTGGGCGGATACCTCACGTTCACCTTCGCCAAGGCAGGACTCTCCCCCTGGCTTGCCATCCTGGCCGCGTCGTCCCTGGTGAGCGTCTACGCCCTGGCGATCCAGCGTGTCTTCATCAACCGGGTGATGGCCCGCTCCCACATGATGGTGCTGGTTCTCACCGTCGGGCTGGCGATCGTGGCACGCGAGACGATGGGGCTCGTCTTCGGGTTCAACGAGCGGCTCCTCATCATCGAGGGGGTGAACGAGCGCACCGTGGCGCTGTTCGGGAACGAGTTTCCCCTCGTGGAGGCCGTCGCGTTCGCCCTGTCGGTGGTCATCTTCGGATTCTTCTCCTGGTTGTTCCGCCGCACCGCTACCGGACTGCGGCTCCGGGCCATCGGTGAGAACACGGAGATCGCCAGGATCCTCGGAATGAACGTCGGCGGAAGCTACGTCATCGCGATGCTCCTGTGCGGGTTCTGGACCGGTCTCGCGGGAGGGCTGACGATCTTCGTCGTCCCGATGGACCTTCATCAGGACGTCTACTGGACGGTCATGAGCTTCCTCGTGGTTGTCGTCGGGGGAACCGGGAACCTGGCGGGGACATTCCTGTCGGCGATCCTCATCGGGGTGATCCTCTTCCTCAGCTCGATCTACGCTCGAGGGTACAGCGATTCCATCCTGTATGTCCTCCTGTTCCTCCTGATGCTCGTGAAGCCGACCGGGCTTTTCCCTTCGAAGATGATCGTCGCGGAGAGGAAGTAG
- a CDS encoding ATP-binding cassette domain-containing protein yields the protein MLLHVDAVSIAFGGACALSDVSFRVDGNGVKGLIGPNGAGKTTLFNVITGFYRADAGRVYLSGRDITRLRPHVIVRSGVGRTFQKPSLAWHLTVFENVLLGSMNNRVLGFAVRRSRRKEWTEECLRSSGIPKEAWQEPMSRAGILLVKKVEFARAVSLSPDLVLLDEICSGLSHDETDELLSMIRGHVERNRCGVLFVEHDLRAVRNICSDVVVLDFGSVIYDGDIGRAFEDRRVIEAYIGGADA from the coding sequence ATGCTCCTTCACGTTGACGCCGTCAGCATCGCGTTCGGGGGGGCATGCGCCCTGTCCGACGTGTCGTTCCGCGTCGACGGGAACGGCGTGAAGGGGCTGATCGGCCCAAACGGGGCCGGGAAAACGACGCTTTTCAACGTGATCACGGGGTTCTACCGCGCGGACGCGGGGAGGGTATACCTGTCCGGAAGGGATATCACCCGGCTGCGCCCGCACGTCATCGTGCGCTCCGGGGTCGGGAGGACGTTCCAGAAGCCCTCTCTTGCGTGGCACCTCACCGTGTTCGAAAACGTCCTCCTCGGGAGCATGAACAATCGCGTCCTAGGGTTCGCCGTCCGCCGTTCCCGCCGGAAGGAGTGGACGGAGGAGTGCCTGCGGTCATCCGGAATCCCGAAGGAGGCCTGGCAGGAGCCGATGTCGCGGGCCGGGATCCTGCTCGTGAAGAAGGTCGAGTTCGCCCGGGCCGTCTCCCTCTCTCCGGATCTCGTCCTTCTGGACGAGATCTGTTCGGGCCTGTCCCACGACGAAACGGACGAACTGCTGTCGATGATCCGGGGACACGTGGAGCGGAACCGGTGCGGGGTGCTCTTCGTAGAGCACGACCTGCGGGCAGTCCGGAATATCTGTTCCGACGTCGTCGTGCTGGATTTCGGTTCGGTCATCTACGACGGGGACATCGGGAGGGCGTTCGAGGATCGCCGGGTCATCGAAGCGTACATCGGGGGCGCCGATGCTTGA